One window of the Arthrobacter sp. zg-Y919 genome contains the following:
- a CDS encoding gluconokinase produces MQMSGVPPLIVMGVQGSGKSTSGRAIADALGLPFIDGDDLHPVANKEKMAAGHPLTDEDRDPWLRAIGTALADGLARGESTVIACSALKRRYRDLIRSFAPETRFVHLTGERNLIAERLSRRNHEYMPATLLDSQFETLEPLAADEAGIPVDIHLTPTEIAAAVAAALTTAGR; encoded by the coding sequence ATGCAGATGTCCGGTGTTCCACCGCTGATCGTTATGGGTGTGCAGGGAAGCGGCAAATCCACGTCCGGCCGGGCCATTGCCGACGCCCTGGGCCTGCCGTTCATTGATGGGGATGATCTGCATCCGGTTGCCAACAAGGAAAAGATGGCTGCCGGGCACCCCTTGACCGACGAGGACCGGGACCCTTGGCTTCGCGCCATCGGCACGGCCCTCGCCGACGGACTCGCCCGCGGGGAATCCACCGTAATCGCTTGCTCGGCGCTGAAACGCCGGTACCGTGACCTCATCCGCTCCTTCGCACCGGAAACCCGGTTTGTGCACCTGACCGGTGAGCGCAACCTCATTGCCGAACGCCTGTCCCGCCGGAACCACGAATACATGCCCGCCACCCTGCTCGACTCCCAGTTCGAAACCTTGGAACCACTTGCTGCCGATGAAGCAGGGATCCCGGTGGACATTCACCTCACACCAACTGAAATTGCCGCAGCCGTCGCTGCGGCACTCACCACTGCCGGACGCTGA
- a CDS encoding gluconate:H+ symporter produces the protein MTDLELNWTLSTPGLLLVAVAAIALLLVMIMKFRIHAFLALITVSLLTAVATGIAAADLVPTMLSGFGTTLASVALLVGLGAMLGRMLEVSGGAEVLTNALITKFGQKRASLALSVASLMFGFPIFFDAGLVVMLPIIFTVARRMGGSLLTYAFPAAAAFSVMHVFVPPHPGPVAATGLLGADIGLVLIFGLLIAIPTWYLAGYLFGTFLGRKYNIPVPSILDAPKGSAESEFRSAPKLGTIVLLLLLPFVLIFLNTGLNMLATAEVVSLDTGWVQVLRALGETPVALLITVFLAMWLLGRREGKNASLIETVVDSALGPVCSIILITGAGGMFGGVLRASGIGTAIADSLDAVGLPVIVAGFLIAAIVRLAQGSATVALTTAAALVQPVVLDNPDFNGVQVVAIVLALAGGSVFAGHVNDSGFWLVSRFFQMDTKTTLKTWTVGQALIGVIGFVFALVIYLVAAQF, from the coding sequence ATGACCGACCTAGAACTCAACTGGACGTTGAGTACTCCCGGCCTGCTCCTTGTCGCCGTCGCAGCCATCGCGCTGCTGCTGGTGATGATCATGAAATTCCGTATCCACGCGTTCCTGGCGCTGATCACGGTCAGCCTGCTGACCGCCGTCGCCACCGGCATTGCCGCCGCCGACCTGGTGCCGACAATGCTGAGCGGCTTCGGCACCACCCTGGCCAGCGTCGCGCTGCTGGTGGGCCTGGGCGCCATGCTGGGACGGATGCTCGAAGTATCCGGCGGTGCAGAGGTCCTGACCAACGCGCTGATCACCAAGTTCGGACAGAAGCGGGCCTCGCTGGCCCTTTCGGTGGCCTCGTTGATGTTCGGCTTCCCGATCTTCTTCGACGCCGGCCTCGTGGTGATGCTGCCGATCATCTTCACCGTAGCCCGCCGCATGGGTGGCTCGCTGCTGACATACGCCTTCCCCGCAGCCGCGGCGTTCTCCGTAATGCACGTGTTTGTGCCCCCGCACCCGGGCCCCGTGGCCGCCACCGGCCTGCTCGGCGCCGATATCGGGCTCGTCCTGATCTTCGGCCTGCTTATCGCCATCCCCACCTGGTACCTGGCCGGTTACCTCTTTGGCACCTTCCTGGGCCGCAAGTACAACATCCCGGTGCCCTCCATCCTGGACGCACCTAAGGGATCGGCGGAGTCCGAATTCCGCTCCGCTCCGAAGCTCGGCACCATCGTGCTGCTGCTCCTGCTTCCGTTCGTTTTGATCTTCCTCAATACCGGCCTGAACATGCTGGCGACCGCCGAGGTCGTCTCCCTGGACACCGGCTGGGTGCAGGTCCTGCGTGCGCTGGGTGAAACCCCTGTGGCCCTGCTGATCACCGTTTTCCTGGCGATGTGGCTGCTCGGCCGCCGGGAGGGCAAGAACGCCTCCCTGATCGAGACCGTTGTGGACAGTGCCCTCGGCCCGGTCTGCTCCATCATCCTGATCACCGGCGCCGGCGGTATGTTCGGCGGCGTGCTGCGTGCCAGCGGCATCGGCACCGCCATCGCCGATTCGCTGGATGCGGTGGGACTGCCCGTTATTGTGGCGGGCTTCCTCATCGCCGCCATCGTCCGCCTGGCCCAGGGCTCGGCCACCGTTGCCTTGACCACCGCCGCTGCCCTGGTGCAGCCGGTGGTCCTGGACAACCCGGACTTCAACGGGGTCCAGGTGGTGGCCATTGTCCTGGCACTTGCCGGCGGCTCGGTCTTCGCCGGACACGTGAACGACTCCGGTTTCTGGCTGGTCAGCAGGTTCTTCCAGATGGACACCAAGACCACCCTCAAGACCTGGACCGTGGGCCAGGCCCTGATCGGCGTGATTGGCTTTGTCTTTGCCCTGGTGATCTACCTGGTCGCCGCGCAGTTCTAG
- a CDS encoding SDR family oxidoreductase: MNASLFDISGRVALVTGSSRGIGHAIARGLAAAGAVVVLNGLDPDRLEAARAELAAEFGAHRIFARRFDVTDAEAAADGVAWVEREVGPLSILVNNAGVQHREPMLDLDVADWERVLRTNLTSAFLVGREAARHMIPRGAGKIINIASVQTDLARPTIAPYTASKGGIRNLTRAMTAEWAGEGLQINAIAPGYIHTEMTQNLVDDEAFNSWILGRTPAHRWGTVEDIVGPALWLASDASNFVNGQVVFIDGGMTTVV, from the coding sequence ATGAATGCCAGCTTGTTTGATATTTCCGGCCGGGTCGCCCTGGTCACCGGGTCCAGCCGCGGCATCGGCCATGCGATTGCCCGCGGCCTGGCCGCCGCGGGCGCCGTCGTTGTGCTCAACGGACTGGATCCGGACCGGCTGGAGGCAGCCCGCGCGGAGCTCGCGGCAGAGTTCGGCGCGCACCGGATCTTCGCCCGCCGCTTCGACGTCACCGATGCGGAGGCAGCGGCCGACGGCGTGGCCTGGGTGGAGCGCGAAGTCGGGCCGCTGAGCATCCTGGTGAACAACGCCGGCGTCCAGCACCGCGAACCGATGCTGGACCTGGACGTGGCCGATTGGGAACGGGTGCTCCGCACCAACCTGACCAGCGCGTTCCTGGTGGGCCGCGAGGCCGCACGGCACATGATTCCGCGGGGTGCCGGCAAGATCATCAATATCGCTTCGGTCCAAACGGACCTGGCCCGGCCGACCATTGCTCCGTATACGGCGTCAAAGGGTGGGATCCGCAATCTCACCCGGGCCATGACGGCCGAGTGGGCGGGGGAGGGGCTGCAGATCAATGCGATTGCCCCGGGCTACATCCACACCGAAATGACGCAGAACCTCGTCGATGATGAGGCATTTAATTCCTGGATCCTCGGCCGCACCCCGGCGCACCGGTGGGGAACCGTGGAGGACATTGTGGGCCCGGCGCTCTGGCTGGCGTCGGACGCGTCGAATTTCGTCAACGGTCAGGTCGTCTTCATCGACGGCGGCATGACCACCGTGGTCTGA
- a CDS encoding L-idonate 5-dehydrogenase, which produces MTELPTSTLGVVAHGAGDMRVEPVALAAARADEAVVEIAYGGICGSDLHYWQHGAAGESILRAPMLLGHEVVGRVLAPAADGTGPGAGTAVAVHPATPGPGDGTRYPEDRPNLSPGCTYLGSAARFPHTDGAFARYVNLPGRMLRVLPAELPLRRAALVEPAAVAWHAVSRAGDVRGKRVLVVGSGPIGALITAVLRTRGAGEIITTDMHEGPLAIARTLGADRSLPATDAEAIAQVDADICFESSGSYRGLMSAVTGATRGGRVVMVGLLPSGEQPALISLAITRELELVGSFRFNDEIDAVIAALADGSLQADAVLTHEFAVEDALEAFDTARDASRSGKVLLRFGA; this is translated from the coding sequence ATGACCGAACTGCCAACCAGCACCCTCGGCGTCGTCGCCCACGGCGCCGGCGATATGCGGGTGGAACCGGTGGCACTGGCTGCCGCACGGGCTGACGAAGCCGTCGTCGAAATTGCGTACGGCGGCATCTGCGGATCCGACCTCCACTATTGGCAGCACGGGGCGGCGGGGGAGTCCATCCTGCGGGCACCCATGCTGCTCGGACACGAGGTCGTGGGACGGGTGCTCGCGCCGGCGGCGGACGGGACCGGCCCTGGCGCCGGAACCGCCGTCGCCGTGCACCCCGCCACCCCGGGACCCGGAGACGGAACCCGGTATCCCGAGGACCGGCCGAATCTCTCTCCCGGGTGTACGTACCTGGGCAGCGCCGCACGGTTTCCCCACACCGACGGTGCCTTTGCCCGGTATGTGAACCTGCCGGGACGGATGCTCCGGGTGTTGCCCGCCGAGTTGCCGCTCCGCCGCGCTGCGCTGGTGGAACCCGCCGCAGTGGCCTGGCATGCGGTATCCCGTGCCGGCGATGTGCGGGGTAAACGGGTGCTGGTGGTGGGTTCCGGGCCGATCGGCGCGTTGATTACGGCGGTGCTGCGGACCCGCGGAGCCGGGGAAATCATCACGACCGACATGCACGAAGGACCGCTGGCCATCGCCCGTACGCTGGGTGCCGACCGCAGCCTGCCGGCAACGGACGCCGAGGCCATTGCCCAGGTCGATGCGGATATCTGCTTTGAATCCTCCGGAAGCTACCGGGGCCTGATGTCTGCTGTCACGGGAGCCACCCGCGGCGGCCGGGTGGTAATGGTCGGGCTGCTGCCCTCGGGCGAGCAGCCGGCCCTGATCTCGCTGGCGATCACGCGGGAACTGGAACTGGTGGGCTCGTTCCGGTTCAACGACGAGATTGACGCGGTCATTGCCGCCCTGGCGGACGGCAGCCTGCAGGCCGACGCCGTTCTGACGCACGAGTTTGCCGTCGAGGATGCCCTCGAAGCGTTCGATACGGCCCGCGATGCTTCCCGCAGCGGGAAGGTGCTGCTGCGCTTCGGCGCCTGA
- a CDS encoding alpha/beta hydrolase, which translates to MIARELGHGRPLVLIHGFELDHRSMLPLESSLADSPWRRIYLDLPWTEQAVPGPVASAQDVADGVVSELRDRLGDEPFAIIGHSFGGMVARHVAHAMRSQVLGLATLGAVFTADHRKRVLPAREVISAALPDLTADDDFLEIAVIQTPGTLAAFNEFVLPGLRGTDRQVTERIAADYALRWEPETAHSEPFEAPSLHIFGRQDHVTGYEDGLALRDHYVRGTFVVLDAAGHHLYMERPAAVSVLVDDWLTSSRAHAPALPQ; encoded by the coding sequence GTGATCGCCCGCGAGCTGGGACACGGCAGGCCGCTGGTACTGATACACGGTTTCGAGCTCGACCACCGCAGCATGCTGCCCCTCGAAAGCTCGTTGGCTGACAGTCCGTGGCGGCGCATCTACCTCGACCTGCCGTGGACCGAACAGGCGGTTCCCGGACCGGTCGCCAGCGCACAGGACGTGGCCGACGGCGTCGTCAGTGAACTTCGGGACCGGCTGGGAGACGAGCCGTTCGCGATCATCGGGCATTCCTTCGGCGGCATGGTTGCCCGCCATGTGGCGCACGCGATGCGCAGCCAGGTGCTCGGGCTGGCCACCCTCGGGGCGGTCTTCACAGCCGACCACCGCAAGCGGGTGCTCCCCGCACGCGAAGTCATCTCCGCGGCTCTTCCGGACCTAACAGCCGATGATGACTTCCTGGAAATAGCCGTAATCCAGACTCCGGGCACCCTCGCTGCCTTCAACGAATTTGTCCTTCCCGGTCTTCGGGGGACGGATCGGCAGGTGACCGAGCGGATTGCCGCGGACTACGCGCTGCGGTGGGAGCCGGAGACAGCTCATTCGGAACCGTTCGAGGCGCCGTCGCTGCATATCTTCGGCCGGCAGGACCACGTCACCGGATACGAGGACGGTCTGGCGCTCAGGGACCACTACGTGCGCGGAACGTTCGTAGTGCTCGACGCCGCAGGACACCACCTGTACATGGAGCGTCCCGCCGCAGTCTCGGTGCTCGTGGATGACTGGCTGACCAGCTCCCGGGCACACGCGCCCGCTCTCCCCCAGTAG
- a CDS encoding FCD domain-containing protein, with amino-acid sequence MSSRLHNLVIETVGMRIISGELAAGDTMHSEHLETELQVSRSVAREAVRVLQSLGLVESVKRVGIRVLPAARWNVFDPTVIRWRLASSKKGLQLRSLTELRSAVEPAAAELAAVHAPAELSAELLSVAAQMRAAGQAGDLERFLDLDIRFHGLVLAASGNEMFGQMQSMIAEVLRGRTHYGLMPDRPHEEALELHMDVASAINAHRPEAARNAMDQIMRRTMDEVGAVWAHEPRIFEPLP; translated from the coding sequence ATGAGTTCGCGGCTGCACAACCTCGTTATTGAAACGGTGGGTATGCGGATCATCTCCGGTGAACTTGCTGCCGGAGACACCATGCATTCGGAACATCTGGAAACCGAACTCCAGGTATCCCGGTCCGTCGCACGCGAGGCCGTGCGGGTGCTGCAGTCCCTGGGCCTGGTGGAGTCCGTCAAACGCGTGGGCATCCGGGTCCTTCCCGCAGCCCGCTGGAATGTCTTTGACCCCACGGTAATCCGCTGGCGGCTCGCATCCTCGAAAAAGGGTCTCCAGCTGCGCTCGCTGACGGAGCTGCGCTCCGCCGTCGAACCCGCTGCCGCAGAGCTGGCCGCCGTGCATGCCCCCGCCGAACTGTCAGCCGAGTTACTCTCGGTGGCGGCGCAGATGCGGGCAGCCGGCCAGGCCGGAGACCTGGAGCGGTTCCTGGACCTGGACATCCGCTTTCACGGGTTGGTGCTTGCCGCTTCGGGCAACGAGATGTTCGGCCAGATGCAGTCCATGATCGCCGAGGTCCTGCGCGGCCGGACCCATTACGGATTGATGCCCGACCGCCCGCATGAGGAAGCCCTGGAGCTGCATATGGATGTCGCCTCTGCGATCAATGCCCACCGTCCCGAGGCGGCACGGAACGCGATGGACCAGATTATGCGCCGGACCATGGACGAAGTGGGTGCCGTCTGGGCACACGAACCCCGGATCTTCGAGCCCCTGCCGTGA
- the ppk2 gene encoding polyphosphate kinase 2, with protein sequence MATNKNSTKELSTQRPATDGAATDAPDLDGERVVVSADYAQELDELQELKKKGKKLKIDVDDDAWRQNYPYDTKLSRRTYDRQKRRLQIELLKMQLWVKETGQKMLIIFEGRDAAGKGGAIKRFDEHLNPRGARVVALEKPTSEEQTQWYFQRYIRTLPSGGEMVMMDRSWYNRAGVERVMGYCTPAQYLEFMREVPELERMLVNSGTLLYKLWFSVGRAEQMARFAARETDPVKQWKLSPTDLASLDKWDAYTEAKEAMFFYTDTGDAPWTAVKSNDKKRARLEAMRHVLNTVDYPNKDSSIAHAPDPLIVGRAYNHFEEDDEPHGSFPVVKPQGNGTVPG encoded by the coding sequence ATGGCAACCAATAAGAACAGCACCAAGGAACTTTCAACCCAGCGGCCAGCAACCGACGGGGCGGCAACAGATGCGCCCGACCTGGATGGTGAGCGCGTGGTGGTTTCGGCGGACTACGCCCAGGAACTCGACGAGCTGCAGGAGCTGAAGAAGAAGGGCAAAAAGCTCAAGATCGACGTCGACGACGACGCCTGGCGGCAGAACTACCCGTACGACACCAAGCTCAGCCGGCGGACCTATGACCGGCAGAAGCGGCGCCTGCAGATTGAACTGTTGAAGATGCAGCTGTGGGTCAAGGAAACCGGGCAGAAGATGCTCATCATCTTCGAGGGCCGTGACGCCGCCGGAAAAGGCGGGGCGATCAAGCGGTTTGACGAGCACCTGAATCCCCGCGGCGCACGGGTGGTGGCGCTGGAGAAACCCACCTCCGAGGAGCAGACCCAGTGGTATTTCCAGCGGTACATCCGGACTCTGCCCAGCGGCGGGGAGATGGTGATGATGGACCGCTCCTGGTACAACCGGGCCGGCGTCGAGCGGGTCATGGGGTACTGCACCCCGGCGCAGTATCTGGAGTTCATGCGGGAGGTTCCGGAACTCGAACGCATGCTCGTCAATTCGGGCACGCTTCTGTACAAATTGTGGTTCTCGGTGGGCCGGGCGGAGCAGATGGCCCGGTTCGCAGCGCGTGAAACCGACCCCGTCAAGCAGTGGAAGCTCTCCCCCACCGACCTGGCCAGCCTGGACAAGTGGGATGCCTATACCGAGGCGAAGGAAGCCATGTTCTTCTACACGGATACCGGGGACGCGCCCTGGACCGCGGTGAAGTCCAATGACAAGAAACGTGCCCGGCTTGAGGCGATGCGCCACGTGCTGAACACGGTGGACTACCCGAACAAGGACTCATCCATTGCCCATGCCCCGGATCCGCTGATTGTGGGACGCGCCTACAACCACTTCGAAGAGGACGATGAACCGCACGGCAGTTTCCCCGTGGTGAAACCGCAGGGCAACGGCACCGTCCCCGGCTAA
- a CDS encoding DUF1524 domain-containing protein: protein MTSLRTKTLSLVALLAFGAVGCTPVADTGSAPAPSSTTRPSDVEPSPPAETAPPADPAAPPADLVAEGTALEQLAGISIKGRAPKTGYDREQFGPAWADTDRNGCDTRNDILARDLVDIVYKDGTKECVVASGTFLDPYTGATIAFVRGNTTSTAVQIDHVVALSDAWQKGAQQLSADERRQLANDPLNLMAADGPANGAKSDGDAATWLPANKAFRCEYVARQTAVKAEYRLWMTQAEHDAIAAVLSGCPEEPVPLREGSASAAAAVGAGAPAAQQAAEPAAVPAVPAAPAGPVAYANCTAVKAAGVAPIRPGDAGWDPKFDRDGDGVGCTS, encoded by the coding sequence ATGACCTCACTACGCACCAAGACTTTGTCCCTCGTTGCCCTGCTTGCCTTCGGCGCGGTCGGCTGCACACCCGTCGCCGACACCGGTTCCGCACCGGCCCCGTCCTCCACCACCCGGCCCTCCGACGTCGAGCCCTCACCTCCCGCGGAAACGGCACCTCCGGCCGATCCCGCCGCCCCGCCCGCCGACCTGGTGGCGGAAGGCACCGCGCTGGAGCAGCTGGCGGGCATATCGATCAAGGGCCGGGCGCCGAAAACCGGCTATGACCGTGAGCAGTTCGGGCCGGCGTGGGCCGATACGGACCGCAACGGCTGCGACACCCGCAACGACATCCTCGCCCGGGACCTCGTGGACATCGTCTACAAGGACGGAACCAAGGAGTGTGTGGTTGCCTCGGGGACGTTCCTGGATCCCTATACGGGAGCAACCATTGCCTTTGTCCGCGGCAACACCACCAGCACGGCCGTGCAGATCGACCATGTGGTGGCCCTGTCCGATGCCTGGCAAAAGGGTGCCCAGCAGCTGTCCGCCGATGAACGCCGGCAGCTGGCCAATGACCCGTTGAACCTCATGGCCGCCGACGGTCCGGCGAACGGAGCCAAGTCCGACGGCGACGCCGCCACCTGGCTGCCCGCGAACAAGGCCTTCCGGTGTGAATACGTCGCCCGCCAGACGGCGGTCAAAGCCGAATACCGGCTCTGGATGACGCAGGCCGAACACGATGCCATCGCCGCCGTGTTGTCCGGTTGTCCGGAGGAACCGGTTCCGCTGCGGGAAGGCTCTGCTTCAGCGGCCGCAGCTGTCGGTGCCGGTGCCCCGGCTGCGCAACAGGCCGCGGAGCCCGCTGCCGTTCCCGCCGTTCCCGCCGCTCCCGCGGGTCCGGTCGCGTATGCCAACTGCACCGCCGTGAAGGCAGCCGGCGTGGCACCGATCCGTCCGGGGGACGCCGGCTGGGATCCGAAGTTTGACCGCGACGGCGACGGCGTCGGCTGCACGTCCTGA
- the gluQRS gene encoding tRNA glutamyl-Q(34) synthetase GluQRS, with product MPPFSAAAGRFAPSPTGELHVGNLRTALLAWLFARSTGRRFLLRMEDLDRVRSGADAAQLRDLAAVGLDWDGDILRQSERTALYLDAIAELRGAGLVYECFCTRREVAEAASAPHAPPGAYPGTCRHLTEEQRAQRRRERPAALRLRAQVDQFTITDELHGSYTSAVDDLVLLRNDGVPSYNLAVVLDDALQGIDQVVRGDDLLSSAPRQAYLGSLLGLPPVSYAHVPLALNTAGQRLAKRDGAVTLPDLAAAGLDADAVRTLILGSLGLPGNLRDALAEFCPARIPLEPWIVDPAMDLRH from the coding sequence GTGCCTCCTTTCTCCGCAGCCGCCGGCCGCTTCGCCCCCAGCCCCACCGGCGAACTGCATGTGGGAAACCTGCGCACGGCCCTGCTGGCGTGGCTTTTTGCCCGCAGCACCGGCCGCAGGTTCCTGCTGCGGATGGAAGACCTGGACCGGGTACGCTCCGGAGCCGACGCCGCACAGCTGCGCGACCTGGCCGCCGTCGGGCTCGACTGGGACGGCGACATCCTCCGGCAGTCCGAACGCACCGCCCTCTATCTGGACGCCATCGCGGAGCTGCGCGGCGCCGGACTGGTGTACGAGTGCTTCTGCACCCGGCGCGAGGTAGCCGAAGCGGCGTCAGCCCCGCACGCCCCGCCCGGAGCCTACCCCGGCACCTGCCGACACCTCACCGAGGAACAACGCGCACAACGCCGGCGTGAACGTCCCGCCGCGCTGCGCCTGCGCGCCCAGGTGGACCAGTTCACCATTACCGACGAGCTGCACGGCAGCTACACCTCGGCGGTGGATGACCTCGTGCTGCTGCGTAACGACGGAGTCCCCTCCTACAACCTCGCGGTGGTCCTGGACGATGCGCTGCAGGGCATCGACCAGGTGGTGCGCGGCGACGACCTGCTCAGCTCGGCTCCCCGGCAGGCCTATCTCGGTTCCCTGCTCGGCCTGCCGCCGGTCAGCTATGCCCACGTTCCGCTGGCACTGAACACTGCTGGGCAGCGGCTGGCCAAACGCGACGGCGCCGTGACCCTCCCGGATCTGGCGGCCGCCGGCCTGGACGCGGACGCCGTCCGCACCCTGATCCTCGGCTCCCTGGGGCTGCCCGGGAATCTTCGCGACGCCCTGGCGGAGTTTTGCCCGGCCCGGATTCCGCTGGAACCGTGGATCGTCGATCCCGCCATGGATCTGCGGCACTGA
- a CDS encoding amino acid permease: MALGSAIGTGLFYGSASAIQSAGPSVLLAYMIGGAAVFLVMRALGEMAVRHPVSGSFGHYASRYLGPFAGFITGWTFAFEMAIVAIADVTAFGIYMGFWFEDVPRWIWILAVVFLIAALNLMRVKVFGETEFWLSLIKVAAIIAMIVGGAVIVVFGFGLPDAANPGLDTMLGSGGFFANGFWGLLASFSIVMFAFGGIETIGITAGEADNPKKAIPAAVNTVPVRILLFYVCALGILMMIFPWQDINGETSPFVQIFDTLGIPAAAHILNAVVITAAISAINSDIFGAGRVLYGLSQESQAPASFAKISRHGVPWMTVATMAVVLLAGVVLNALLPESLFTIIASIATFATVWVWLMILLSHIAMKREIKRRNLPASEFGVPFWPAASYAALAFMVFIVVLLGIMPETRVALIVGAAWIVLLFAAYRLWVRGNGRLRAELVDETDDAGTSGAAEHRVS, translated from the coding sequence ATGGCGCTCGGATCGGCAATCGGCACGGGCCTGTTCTACGGGTCGGCATCGGCCATCCAGTCCGCCGGCCCCTCCGTCCTGCTGGCCTACATGATCGGCGGCGCAGCCGTGTTCCTGGTCATGCGGGCGCTCGGCGAGATGGCCGTACGGCATCCGGTGTCAGGCTCGTTCGGCCACTATGCCAGCCGCTACCTGGGCCCGTTTGCGGGGTTCATCACCGGGTGGACCTTCGCCTTCGAAATGGCCATTGTCGCGATTGCCGACGTCACGGCCTTCGGCATCTATATGGGCTTCTGGTTCGAGGACGTTCCGCGCTGGATCTGGATCCTTGCCGTGGTGTTCCTGATCGCCGCCCTGAACCTGATGCGGGTGAAGGTGTTCGGAGAAACCGAATTCTGGCTCTCGCTGATCAAGGTCGCCGCCATCATCGCCATGATCGTCGGCGGAGCGGTGATCGTGGTGTTCGGCTTCGGACTGCCCGACGCCGCCAACCCCGGCCTGGACACGATGCTGGGCTCCGGAGGGTTCTTCGCCAACGGCTTCTGGGGCCTGCTGGCATCCTTCTCGATCGTGATGTTCGCCTTCGGCGGCATCGAAACCATCGGCATCACCGCCGGCGAAGCGGACAATCCCAAGAAGGCCATCCCTGCCGCCGTGAACACCGTGCCGGTACGCATCCTGCTCTTCTACGTCTGCGCCCTGGGCATCCTCATGATGATCTTTCCGTGGCAGGACATCAACGGCGAGACCAGCCCCTTCGTGCAGATCTTCGACACCCTGGGCATCCCCGCCGCAGCGCACATCCTCAACGCCGTGGTCATCACCGCCGCAATCTCGGCCATCAACTCCGACATCTTCGGAGCCGGCCGCGTCCTCTACGGTCTCTCGCAGGAAAGCCAGGCGCCGGCGTCGTTCGCGAAGATTTCCCGGCACGGCGTGCCGTGGATGACCGTGGCGACCATGGCCGTGGTGCTGCTGGCCGGCGTCGTCCTCAACGCCCTGTTGCCCGAATCGCTGTTCACGATCATCGCGTCCATCGCCACCTTCGCGACCGTGTGGGTGTGGTTGATGATCCTGCTCTCGCACATCGCGATGAAGCGGGAGATCAAGCGCCGCAACCTCCCGGCGTCGGAATTCGGTGTGCCGTTCTGGCCGGCCGCGTCCTACGCGGCGCTGGCCTTCATGGTGTTCATTGTGGTGCTGCTCGGCATCATGCCGGAGACGCGCGTGGCCTTGATCGTCGGCGCCGCGTGGATTGTCCTGCTGTTCGCGGCCTACCGCCTGTGGGTGCGCGGCAACGGACGGCTCCGCGCGGAACTGGTCGATGAAACGGACGACGCCGGAACATCGGGCGCCGCTGAACACCGGGTCAGTTGA
- a CDS encoding VOC family protein, which yields MDWTLEVVIVPVSDQDRAIEFYRDQMGFNLDHRTSTEQMDFAQLTPPGSGCSIVLGDTGSQQGMVPGSLRGLQLVVSDAQAARQELLDRGVEVGDVTVFDERDGGTFFSFADPDGNAWTVQEMKVRADKPLIPHEARISYGAEQH from the coding sequence ATGGATTGGACCCTCGAGGTGGTAATTGTCCCGGTCAGCGACCAGGACCGGGCGATTGAGTTCTACCGCGACCAGATGGGCTTTAATCTGGATCACCGCACGTCGACCGAGCAGATGGACTTCGCGCAGCTGACGCCACCCGGCTCCGGCTGCTCGATTGTGCTCGGGGATACGGGCTCCCAGCAGGGGATGGTGCCCGGCTCGCTGCGCGGGCTGCAGCTAGTGGTTTCCGACGCGCAGGCCGCACGTCAGGAACTGCTGGACCGCGGCGTGGAAGTTGGCGACGTGACCGTTTTTGATGAGCGCGACGGCGGAACCTTCTTCAGCTTTGCGGATCCCGACGGCAACGCCTGGACCGTGCAGGAGATGAAGGTCCGTGCGGACAAGCCCCTGATTCCGCACGAGGCCCGCATCAGTTACGGCGCCGAGCAACACTAG
- a CDS encoding SRPBCC family protein, producing the protein MSNPLKLSAPAGEPYMDYSREFDFPVSEVFHAHTDPELFARWIGPQDLTTRIDVFEPRTSGAYRFVQSRGEDEYAFRGVFHTLRQDDFVLQTFEFEGYPDVVTLEYSTFTELPGGRTLLTGRSLYPSVESRDEFLGNGMEEGMSDGYDQLDALLGSVRAGR; encoded by the coding sequence ATGAGCAACCCACTGAAGCTCAGCGCGCCGGCGGGCGAACCCTATATGGATTATTCCCGTGAGTTCGATTTCCCGGTCAGTGAAGTCTTCCACGCCCACACGGACCCGGAGTTGTTCGCCAGGTGGATTGGACCGCAGGACCTCACCACCCGGATTGATGTCTTCGAACCTCGTACCAGCGGCGCCTACAGATTCGTGCAGTCCAGGGGCGAGGACGAATACGCATTCCGGGGTGTCTTCCACACTCTGCGCCAGGACGACTTCGTGCTGCAGACCTTCGAATTCGAAGGTTACCCGGACGTGGTGACGCTGGAGTACAGCACGTTCACCGAGCTGCCCGGCGGCAGGACACTGCTGACCGGCCGCTCCCTGTACCCGTCGGTTGAATCCCGGGACGAGTTCCTAGGCAACGGCATGGAAGAGGGCATGTCTGACGGCTATGACCAGCTGGATGCACTGCTCGGTTCCGTCCGGGCCGGAAGGTAG